A single window of Granulicella cerasi DNA harbors:
- a CDS encoding flavin monoamine oxidase family protein, with protein sequence MSFDAEVIIIGAGMAGLAAARALAERNVRVLVLEARQRVGGRILSHPTAEGDVVELGAEFVHGRTPELWALIAEAGVQTTEREGRMLREEDGKLVDDDDRADTIFSPIEAFENWQGEDVPFAAWLRTQQLPAEQAEALVSYVEGFNAAISERIGVLSLGAQQKAEDESEGYRAWHVRGGYAQLAEYLLARCRELKVEVRFEAVVQGLRWEAGAVEVATSAGAFRAPRCIVTLPLGVLQQVNGADGITITPEPTAIAQARRLAMGDAFRFTMVFRSAWWLHSQLAKRAALEEMSFFFTEGATPSVWWTAHPEVEAHPTLTGWVGGPRAQALQGRSAASITDDASAQLAKTFGIPEAVVREELLSVHLHDWSADPFARGAYSYVPAGAIDAPQRMTQPEASTLYFAGEHTDVTGHWGTVHAALRSGLRAAQQVLGEA encoded by the coding sequence ATGAGTTTCGACGCAGAGGTCATCATCATCGGCGCAGGCATGGCGGGGCTCGCTGCCGCGCGCGCACTGGCGGAGCGCAACGTGCGCGTGCTGGTGCTCGAAGCTCGTCAACGCGTCGGCGGCCGCATACTCTCGCACCCAACCGCAGAGGGTGATGTTGTCGAGCTAGGCGCGGAGTTTGTGCACGGTCGCACGCCGGAGTTGTGGGCGCTGATCGCTGAAGCCGGCGTCCAGACCACGGAGCGCGAAGGTCGCATGTTGCGCGAAGAAGATGGCAAGCTCGTCGATGACGATGATCGCGCCGACACAATTTTCTCGCCCATCGAGGCCTTTGAGAACTGGCAAGGCGAGGACGTGCCCTTTGCCGCATGGCTTCGCACGCAACAGCTCCCCGCAGAGCAGGCGGAGGCGCTCGTGAGCTACGTCGAGGGATTCAACGCTGCGATTTCCGAACGCATCGGCGTACTCTCGCTCGGTGCGCAGCAGAAGGCCGAGGACGAGAGCGAAGGCTATCGCGCCTGGCACGTGCGCGGTGGTTATGCGCAGCTCGCGGAGTATCTGCTCGCTCGGTGCCGCGAACTCAAGGTGGAGGTGCGCTTTGAGGCCGTGGTGCAGGGTCTGCGTTGGGAAGCAGGCGCCGTCGAAGTCGCGACCTCAGCAGGCGCGTTCCGCGCACCTCGCTGCATCGTGACGCTGCCGCTCGGCGTTCTGCAGCAGGTGAATGGCGCAGATGGCATTACGATTACGCCGGAGCCGACAGCGATCGCGCAGGCGCGGCGCCTGGCGATGGGCGATGCGTTCCGCTTCACAATGGTCTTCCGTTCAGCATGGTGGCTGCACTCTCAGTTGGCCAAGCGGGCGGCGCTTGAGGAGATGAGTTTCTTCTTCACCGAAGGTGCCACGCCGAGCGTGTGGTGGACCGCGCACCCGGAGGTCGAAGCGCATCCCACGCTCACCGGCTGGGTCGGTGGCCCGCGTGCACAGGCGCTACAGGGGCGCAGCGCAGCGTCGATCACCGACGACGCCTCTGCGCAGCTGGCGAAGACGTTCGGCATCCCCGAAGCGGTAGTGCGCGAAGAGTTGCTTTCGGTGCACCTGCATGACTGGTCGGCCGATCCTTTCGCGCGCGGGGCTTACAGCTACGTGCCTGCAGGCGCCATCGACGCACCGCAGCGCATGACGCAACCTGAGGCCTCGACGCTCTACTTCGCAGGAGAGCATACTGACGTTACTGGCCATTGGGGCACGGTCCACGCCGCGCTGCGCAGCGGTCTGCGCGCGGCACAACAGGTTCTGGGCGAGGCATAG